In the genome of Pseudomonas sp. Teo4, the window TGCGCCGAACCCACCCGCGCAGCACGCTGCAACAACCGGTGGGCATCAGCGCTGTTGGGCATGCGCGCAATGGTGCCAAAGTCGATCGCCTCCCCCACCAGGCTCGCCGCCTCTCGCACCTGCCGCTGGCGCTGCAGCACCGCTTGCTCACTGCCCAGCCGACGCCGGTAGAACTCAGCGAACGGCACGCCTCCAGCAGGCAGTTCAGGCAACAGTTGCACCCCCTGCCACGTCAAGCTCACCTCCACATCCGGCTGCTCTTCCCGCAACCGCTCAAGCGCACGCTGCAATTGGCGCTTGCCAATCAAACACCAGGGGCAGACGAAATCGAAGAACACTTCCACCGACAACAAACGCTTCACGAACGAGCCTCCAGCACACCATTGGCAGCCTTCACATCACCACCACCAAGCGCCAGCCGCGCCATGTCCCGGTGGTAATGGCGCTTGGCAAAAATGAACACCGCCGCAGCGCCAATGCTGATCAGCGGCACCAGTTGAAAC includes:
- a CDS encoding DsbA family oxidoreductase, which translates into the protein MKRLLSVEVFFDFVCPWCLIGKRQLQRALERLREEQPDVEVSLTWQGVQLLPELPAGGVPFAEFYRRRLGSEQAVLQRQRQVREAASLVGEAIDFGTIARMPNSADAHRLLQRAARVGSAQQVEALLERLFAAYFHRGEDIGDRATLLDIAQGCGLPSEALADVLLGDGSPFINAGAGMAANGVPCFVFDQHLYLSGAQSPEVLLGALRAALARSAGVGA